One Chroogloeocystis siderophila 5.2 s.c.1 DNA segment encodes these proteins:
- a CDS encoding FmdB family zinc ribbon protein — protein sequence MPLYEFRCDTCGSFETWRSMAQASEPMLCPSCDTLAQRIYSVAGLILTPSTSLSRRIEQSAEPKVQQRQSQSHSHHHKHHHGRPWMIGH from the coding sequence ATGCCATTATACGAATTTCGTTGCGATACCTGCGGATCTTTTGAAACCTGGCGCAGTATGGCACAAGCTAGCGAACCAATGTTGTGTCCGAGTTGCGATACTCTGGCACAAAGAATCTACTCAGTCGCTGGTTTAATTCTCACACCGTCAACTTCTTTGAGTCGTCGAATCGAACAAAGTGCTGAACCAAAAGTTCAACAGCGTCAATCACAATCGCATTCACACCATCATAAGCATCATCACGGGCGACCTTGGATGATTGGTCATTAA
- a CDS encoding iron ABC transporter permease encodes MGLIFAFLIDLVLGSINIPIYEVINILLGQEPEKMTWTNIILKFRLPKALTATLAGAALGVSGLQMQTLFKNPLAGPFVLGISSGASLGVALVVLTATTTTQTLLVEWGVIGDLGLVIAASIGAASVLGIMLVVSHRVQDTMTLLILGLLFGYATSAIVSILLQFSSQERIQNYLMWTFGSFAGITWRQLTILTPVILLGLLVAVLLSKPLNALLLGESYARSLGSTVQHTRLFVISSASILAGAITAFCGPIAFLGVAIPHLCRNIFYTSDHRILIPGVAIMGAILALIADLFSQFWGSQMVLPLNAITALLGTPVVTWVILRRNSQKFPT; translated from the coding sequence GTGGGTTTAATTTTCGCATTCTTAATAGACTTAGTTTTAGGCTCAATTAATATTCCTATTTATGAAGTCATTAATATTTTACTCGGACAAGAACCCGAAAAAATGACATGGACTAATATTATTCTCAAGTTTAGATTACCCAAAGCCTTAACTGCAACTCTAGCAGGTGCAGCTTTAGGTGTGAGTGGCTTGCAAATGCAAACTCTATTTAAAAATCCCTTGGCTGGACCTTTTGTGTTGGGAATTAGTTCTGGTGCAAGTTTAGGTGTAGCTTTAGTTGTGTTAACAGCAACTACGACAACACAAACACTACTTGTAGAATGGGGAGTTATTGGAGATTTGGGTTTAGTTATAGCCGCAAGTATTGGCGCTGCATCAGTGTTAGGAATAATGCTAGTTGTGTCTCACCGAGTACAAGACACAATGACGCTATTAATTTTAGGTTTATTGTTTGGGTATGCTACTAGTGCAATTGTGAGTATTTTACTCCAATTTAGCTCCCAGGAACGCATTCAAAATTATTTAATGTGGACTTTTGGCAGTTTTGCTGGTATAACTTGGAGACAGTTAACTATTTTAACTCCAGTGATACTTTTGGGGTTATTGGTAGCAGTGTTACTGTCAAAACCTCTCAATGCACTTTTGCTAGGTGAATCTTATGCACGTAGCCTAGGATCAACAGTGCAACACACTAGACTTTTTGTTATTTCAAGTGCATCTATATTAGCAGGAGCAATTACTGCTTTTTGTGGTCCTATTGCCTTTTTAGGTGTGGCAATTCCCCATCTATGCCGTAATATTTTTTATACTTCAGACCATCGAATCTTAATTCCTGGGGTAGCAATCATGGGGGCAATTTTAGCATTAATTGCAGATTTGTTTTCTCAATTTTGGGGAAGTCAGATGGTTCTACCTTTAAATGCTATTACTGCATTGCTTGGAACTCCTGTTGTGACTTGGGTGATTCTGCGGCGTAATTCCCAAAAATTTCCTACATGA
- the fmdA gene encoding formamidase has protein sequence MPEILFKVDLNKPFIEQDLVGHNRWHPDIPAVASVNPGSVFRIECKDWTDGQIENNDSPDDVRDVDLSMVHVLSGPIWVNGAEPGDILVVDLLDVGTLPDYEWGFTGIFARENGGGFLTEHFPTAQKAIWDIQGIYTRSRHIPDVRFAGIPHPGLIGCAPSTELLAQWNKREADLVATNPNRIPPLANLPNPKNAILGSLKGAEYDRVAQEAARTVPPREHGGNCDIKNLSKGSRIYFPVYVEGAKLSMGDIHFSQGDGEITFCGAIEMAGYLDLHVDLIKGGVAKYGLTNPIFKPGPVEPRYSEYLVFEGISVDEFSGEQYYLDAHVAYRRACLNAIEYFKKFGYTGEQIYLLLGSAPVEGRISGIVDIPNACCTIAIPTAIFERNVLPS, from the coding sequence ATGCCAGAAATTCTCTTCAAAGTTGACCTAAATAAGCCATTTATTGAGCAAGACTTAGTAGGTCATAATCGCTGGCATCCTGATATTCCGGCCGTTGCTTCAGTGAATCCAGGGTCTGTCTTTCGGATCGAGTGCAAAGACTGGACTGATGGACAAATTGAAAATAACGATAGCCCAGACGATGTGCGTGATGTTGACTTGAGTATGGTTCACGTTTTGAGTGGACCAATCTGGGTCAATGGCGCGGAACCTGGAGATATTCTGGTTGTTGACTTGCTGGATGTGGGAACGCTACCCGATTACGAATGGGGCTTTACAGGAATCTTTGCGCGAGAAAATGGCGGTGGCTTCTTGACAGAACACTTTCCCACCGCCCAAAAAGCGATTTGGGATATCCAAGGTATTTACACGCGATCGCGTCACATTCCTGATGTGAGATTTGCGGGAATTCCGCATCCTGGCTTAATCGGGTGCGCGCCTTCGACGGAATTACTAGCACAGTGGAATAAGCGCGAAGCTGATTTAGTCGCAACCAATCCGAACCGCATTCCACCTTTAGCAAATTTACCTAATCCTAAAAATGCGATTCTAGGTTCCCTCAAAGGTGCAGAATACGACCGAGTAGCCCAAGAAGCTGCAAGAACTGTACCACCCCGCGAACACGGTGGTAACTGTGATATCAAGAATTTATCAAAAGGTTCGCGAATTTATTTTCCTGTGTATGTTGAAGGCGCAAAACTCTCGATGGGAGATATTCATTTTTCGCAAGGTGATGGTGAAATTACCTTCTGTGGCGCAATTGAAATGGCGGGGTATCTCGATCTTCACGTCGATTTAATTAAAGGTGGAGTTGCTAAATACGGACTCACAAATCCTATTTTCAAACCAGGTCCAGTTGAGCCACGATATTCTGAGTACTTGGTGTTTGAAGGTATTTCTGTCGATGAATTTTCCGGCGAACAGTATTATTTAGATGCACACGTTGCCTATCGCCGCGCTTGTTTGAACGCGATCGAGTATTTTAAAAAGTTCGGCTACACTGGCGAACAAATTTATCTACTTTTAGGTTCTGCACCCGTTGAAGGACGAATTAGTGGAATTGTTGATATTCCCAACGCTTGTTGCACGATCGCAATTCCCACTGCAATCTTTGAAAGAAATGTTTTGCCGTCATAA
- a CDS encoding methyltransferase domain-containing protein, whose amino-acid sequence MIKPKATNIPKPTRYQNAAIDYYIGLTNSSYLHYGYWEPLPEKGEELTLTRLRAAQEAYAAKLMSFIPEGIKTVLDVGCGIGGNAAYLCDRGFIVEGLAPDTLQQERFIKNTNNQVLFYLTRFEDFHTSHFYDLLLFSESSQYIAVEDLAQGAARLLSSGGYLLLADMMRSDAEYREGIFSNCHVASKLHTALIQAGFKLIKSEDISTQVAPTIDLCVDNFRTFGLTTVKYIADVVAIALPPLYTLGRWAFNRWLEKPIVEGLAARAIFDSHLCYQIQLWQNSSLIPSRLG is encoded by the coding sequence ATGATCAAGCCAAAAGCAACTAATATTCCCAAACCAACTCGCTACCAAAATGCAGCGATAGATTATTATATAGGACTCACAAATTCCTCCTATCTTCATTACGGGTATTGGGAACCACTACCGGAAAAAGGAGAGGAATTGACTCTAACTCGCTTACGTGCAGCCCAGGAAGCCTATGCAGCGAAGTTAATGAGTTTTATCCCAGAAGGTATAAAAACTGTGCTTGACGTAGGTTGTGGTATCGGTGGTAATGCAGCGTATTTGTGCGATCGCGGTTTTATTGTCGAGGGGTTAGCCCCTGATACACTTCAACAAGAAAGGTTTATCAAAAATACTAACAATCAAGTACTTTTCTATTTAACAAGATTTGAAGATTTTCACACATCACACTTCTACGATCTCCTTTTGTTCAGTGAAAGTAGCCAATATATTGCTGTTGAAGATTTAGCTCAAGGTGCGGCTCGTTTACTAAGTAGTGGTGGCTACCTGTTGCTTGCAGATATGATGCGTTCTGATGCGGAATATCGAGAGGGCATTTTTTCTAATTGTCATGTAGCTAGCAAACTTCACACGGCTTTGATCCAAGCTGGATTTAAGTTAATCAAGTCTGAGGACATCTCAACTCAAGTTGCGCCAACAATTGATTTATGTGTTGATAACTTCCGTACTTTTGGGCTGACTACTGTTAAATACATTGCTGATGTCGTGGCGATCGCACTTCCGCCGTTATACACACTTGGGCGTTGGGCATTTAATCGTTGGCTAGAAAAGCCGATTGTCGAAGGGTTAGCAGCACGCGCCATTTTTGATAGCCATCTGTGTTATCAAATCCAACTCTGGCAGAATTCATCATTAATACCCAGTCGCTTGGGGTGA
- the crtD gene encoding C-3',4' desaturase CrtD produces MPNLQKGSSKSRIIVIGAGIGGLTAGALLAHRGYQVLVVDQALVPGGCASTFKRKGFTFDVGATQVAGLEPGGIHHRIFSELEIDLPHATPCDPACAVYLPGETQPINVWRDAKKWQTERQRQFPGSEPFWQLIATLFKASWAFQGRDPVLPPRNMWDLWQLATAVRPGTLVTLPFTLMTVGDALRAYGLGNDERLRTFLDLQLKLYSQVDAEETALLYAATALSVSQLPQGLYHLEGSMQVLSDRLVSAVERDGGKLLMRHTVEQIQVENNKATGVVIRDQKTGETWTELTDHVVTNVTVQNLVQLLGKNAPSGYKKRVDKLPQASGAFVVYLGVEESAVPVGCPPHLQFMYDADGPIGDNNSLFVSVSRPGDGRAPEGKRTIIASSFVDPLPWWRCHDYAAIKAKYTQEAISKLGQFFHLTPETIIHVEAATPRTFARYTARDQGIVGGIGQRIPTFGPFGFANRTPIKHLWLVGDSTHPGEGTAGVSYSALTVVRQIESF; encoded by the coding sequence ATGCCAAACCTTCAGAAAGGCAGTAGCAAATCTCGGATTATTGTAATTGGTGCTGGAATTGGTGGACTCACCGCAGGTGCATTATTAGCGCATCGTGGCTATCAAGTGTTGGTTGTAGATCAAGCATTAGTTCCAGGAGGGTGTGCTTCTACATTTAAGCGCAAGGGATTTACCTTTGATGTAGGTGCAACGCAAGTAGCGGGACTCGAACCTGGAGGAATTCATCATCGCATCTTTAGTGAACTTGAAATTGATTTACCACACGCAACTCCTTGCGATCCGGCGTGTGCAGTCTATCTCCCTGGAGAAACACAGCCGATTAACGTATGGCGCGATGCCAAAAAGTGGCAAACCGAACGTCAGCGGCAATTTCCTGGTAGCGAACCATTTTGGCAGTTAATCGCAACTTTATTTAAAGCAAGCTGGGCATTTCAGGGACGCGATCCGGTATTACCACCGCGCAATATGTGGGATTTGTGGCAACTTGCAACGGCGGTACGCCCTGGAACTTTAGTGACGTTACCGTTTACTTTGATGACGGTAGGTGATGCGCTACGGGCGTATGGCTTAGGAAACGATGAGCGCTTGAGAACATTTTTAGATTTGCAACTCAAGCTTTATTCGCAGGTGGATGCAGAAGAAACCGCATTACTTTACGCGGCGACGGCGTTGAGCGTATCGCAGTTACCACAGGGATTGTATCATCTAGAAGGCAGTATGCAGGTGTTGAGTGATCGCCTCGTATCTGCTGTAGAAAGAGACGGCGGCAAACTCCTGATGCGCCATACAGTAGAACAGATCCAAGTAGAAAATAATAAAGCAACTGGTGTCGTTATCCGCGATCAAAAAACAGGTGAAACTTGGACAGAACTAACCGACCATGTTGTTACGAACGTTACGGTGCAAAACTTGGTACAGTTGTTAGGTAAAAATGCTCCTAGTGGTTACAAAAAACGCGTAGACAAATTACCCCAAGCTTCCGGTGCGTTTGTCGTGTACTTGGGTGTAGAAGAAAGCGCGGTTCCGGTTGGATGTCCGCCGCATCTGCAATTTATGTATGATGCTGATGGTCCGATTGGCGACAATAATTCGTTGTTTGTTTCGGTAAGTCGTCCTGGTGACGGTCGCGCTCCAGAAGGAAAAAGAACAATTATTGCTTCTTCGTTTGTCGATCCGTTACCGTGGTGGCGCTGTCATGATTATGCGGCAATAAAAGCGAAGTATACGCAAGAGGCAATTTCTAAACTTGGTCAATTTTTCCATTTAACACCAGAAACGATTATTCACGTAGAAGCTGCAACGCCGCGCACTTTTGCTAGATACACAGCAAGAGATCAAGGTATTGTTGGTGGTATTGGTCAACGAATACCAACTTTTGGTCCGTTTGGTTTTGCCAATCGGACTCCTATTAAGCACTTATGGTTAGTCGGTGACTCAACGCATCCAGGGGAAGGAACTGCGGGTGTAAGTTACTCGGCATTAACAGTCGTTAGGCAGATCGAGAGCTTTTGA
- a CDS encoding ABC transporter substrate-binding protein, which yields MKLIKKLASKTIKVLYQVCLIATLIVACHNIEIYTSNTTNDNTCVQNYDSNIDYFPNKIKITHATGLAVEYHKHYKIVTVKNPWQDAKTGFQYILVQCGTPIPKEFNQAQVITIPINSIVALSTTHLPHLAKLGVVDKLVGISNSKQVNTPEVVEKIKAGIVEVGNNTNLDVEKLLELNPDLITTYGTGNSQTDSYTKLSEVGLKVAINAEYMEDTPLGRSEWIKFIALFFNQEKQAEEIFKEITNKYEQIAQKAKFVKNRPTVFVGFNFKGTWYMPGGKSYVATYLADAGGNYLWKDNRSSGSLPLSFEVVLERAANADYWLNFSQSWQSVKDLVAEDNRYTYFKAVKTGNLYNNNARVNESGGNDYWEGGISNPDIVLSDLIKILHPEVLPNHQLFYYRKIIPSSTALYLPFLGETRENFDLAYVK from the coding sequence ATGAAATTGATAAAAAAACTTGCCTCTAAAACCATTAAAGTTTTATATCAAGTATGCTTAATAGCAACTTTAATTGTTGCTTGCCATAATATAGAAATTTATACATCTAATACTACCAACGATAACACCTGTGTTCAAAACTACGACTCTAACATTGACTACTTTCCTAATAAAATTAAAATTACTCATGCTACAGGATTGGCAGTAGAGTATCACAAACATTACAAAATCGTTACTGTTAAAAATCCTTGGCAGGATGCCAAGACAGGTTTTCAATATATTTTAGTTCAATGTGGAACTCCTATACCGAAAGAATTTAATCAAGCACAGGTCATTACAATACCAATAAATTCTATAGTTGCTCTATCCACTACCCATTTGCCCCATTTAGCCAAGTTAGGTGTAGTTGATAAGCTTGTGGGCATTAGTAATAGTAAACAAGTAAATACACCAGAAGTAGTAGAAAAAATCAAAGCAGGTATTGTAGAAGTAGGGAACAATACTAATCTTGATGTTGAGAAATTATTAGAGTTAAATCCTGACTTGATTACAACTTACGGAACAGGAAATTCTCAAACTGATAGCTATACAAAACTCTCGGAAGTTGGCTTGAAAGTAGCTATAAATGCGGAGTATATGGAAGATACACCATTGGGAAGAAGTGAATGGATCAAATTCATTGCTTTATTTTTTAATCAAGAGAAGCAAGCAGAAGAAATATTTAAGGAGATTACTAATAAATATGAACAAATTGCGCAAAAAGCTAAATTTGTAAAAAATCGTCCGACTGTATTTGTCGGATTTAATTTTAAAGGGACTTGGTATATGCCTGGAGGTAAAAGTTATGTAGCTACTTATCTTGCTGATGCAGGAGGAAATTATCTATGGAAGGACAATAGATCGTCTGGTAGTTTACCTCTATCTTTTGAGGTTGTTTTGGAACGGGCCGCTAATGCCGATTACTGGTTAAATTTTAGCCAATCATGGCAGAGTGTAAAAGATTTAGTAGCTGAAGATAATCGCTATACTTATTTTAAGGCTGTGAAAACAGGCAACCTTTACAATAATAACGCCCGTGTCAATGAAAGTGGTGGTAATGATTACTGGGAAGGAGGAATTAGTAATCCAGATATTGTTCTATCTGATTTGATTAAGATACTGCATCCAGAAGTATTACCTAATCATCAGCTATTTTATTACCGCAAAATTATCCCAAGCAGTACTGCACTTTATTTACCTTTCCTAGGAGAAACTAGAGAAAACTTCGATTTAGCATATGTAAAATAA
- a CDS encoding DUF1636 domain-containing protein, producing the protein MNKHTLFICTTCASVWQDGNRVGESGGQQLLQQLQELAQTWELQHQFSIQAVKCMSACNRACVIAFAAEAKLTYLFGDLPKEESAPAILECATQYYTKSDGSLPWSERPDPLKKSILAKIPPINIAASSNRN; encoded by the coding sequence ATGAACAAACATACTTTATTTATCTGCACGACCTGTGCCAGCGTGTGGCAAGATGGCAATCGTGTTGGTGAGAGTGGTGGACAACAACTGTTACAACAACTTCAGGAATTAGCACAAACTTGGGAATTGCAGCATCAATTTTCCATTCAAGCCGTAAAATGTATGAGTGCTTGCAATCGTGCTTGTGTTATTGCCTTTGCCGCCGAAGCAAAGTTAACGTATCTTTTTGGAGATTTACCAAAAGAGGAAAGTGCGCCAGCGATCCTCGAATGTGCAACTCAATATTACACTAAATCTGACGGTTCTTTGCCTTGGTCGGAACGACCAGACCCCCTAAAAAAAAGTATTTTAGCAAAGATTCCACCCATAAATATTGCTGCTAGTTCTAATAGGAATTAA
- a CDS encoding TonB-dependent receptor plug domain-containing protein, translating into MSTHSITSIIQVVVSSLTVALGIIYGNDNTIATEITQLSEFPRHKNSASYLQPVAVTPKNTPEATEEQAADIELTVIDKLLNEPVFSPFRREGTVQDSTRPVYVITNEEMKAQGARTVREALRFLPGILGDGTVGTEVNALSGQFIRGANTGQVLILLDGRPINNLGGGGFDLSEFTTDNIERVEVLPGGGSTLYGSDAIGGVINIVTRRPTGEIITEANVNLGAYGLNQQIVQNSGTIGDISWVVGYNRTQAQNNYPFVIPEANFEGTRANNDALYNNFNIKLETNLGTRNTLTLSTLYLGKEQGVPGGVPIPEPEFGQGFFNSLTENNRKYTDQILTDLTWNSQLGSGDNSLLTVRVYADFLNTRFDNRSNTLTSQNRFDTNQASYGMQATHSWNLINNQILYGFDYRNTNVRNTTFSYDTNITRENYDDGISQGAIFAKYETNLTPSFSLNLGIRQDFSSLVNGSFTSPSIGAKLDLFDSTTLRANYIINFRAPTIANLFNNNPTNIGNPALKPERGDSFDIGIDQRLGNIGLLRLTFFSNRVSDTIAFTRLIPPVNGNTGTFENIGLVQTTGIEASLNLQLIRNVYAFANYTANNPRILESANPAEINQELRFVGADKLNLGVSYENPEGLYLALLMNSLSGYPINNINTEFLSGYTTLDFKMRAPLSDTLVLTGSIDNLFNQRYQLFPGFPDGGRVFQVGLSSTF; encoded by the coding sequence ATGTCTACTCATTCTATTACCAGTATTATTCAAGTTGTTGTGTCTAGTTTGACTGTTGCTTTGGGGATAATATACGGCAATGACAACACTATAGCCACAGAAATCACCCAATTATCTGAGTTTCCCAGGCACAAAAATTCGGCTTCGTACCTACAACCAGTTGCAGTAACACCTAAAAACACCCCAGAAGCGACAGAAGAACAAGCAGCCGATATTGAACTAACTGTCATCGACAAACTGTTAAATGAACCCGTATTTTCACCCTTTCGCCGCGAGGGAACAGTACAAGATTCCACCCGTCCAGTTTACGTGATTACGAATGAAGAAATGAAAGCACAGGGTGCTAGAACTGTTAGGGAAGCACTACGATTTTTGCCTGGAATCTTGGGTGATGGTACAGTTGGGACAGAAGTTAATGCATTAAGCGGTCAATTTATTCGAGGTGCTAATACAGGTCAAGTATTAATATTGCTGGATGGTAGACCGATTAACAACCTCGGCGGTGGCGGTTTCGACCTTTCAGAATTTACCACCGATAATATCGAAAGGGTGGAAGTTTTACCAGGTGGCGGTTCTACACTCTACGGTTCAGATGCGATCGGTGGAGTAATTAATATTGTCACTCGTCGTCCCACAGGTGAAATTATCACGGAAGCCAATGTTAACCTTGGGGCTTATGGGTTAAACCAACAAATTGTTCAGAATAGTGGAACAATAGGTGACATTTCTTGGGTTGTAGGTTACAACCGCACTCAAGCACAAAATAATTATCCTTTTGTAATTCCTGAAGCCAATTTTGAGGGAACTAGAGCCAATAATGATGCCCTCTATAACAACTTTAATATCAAACTCGAAACAAATTTAGGCACGCGCAACACTTTAACTCTATCAACTCTATACTTAGGTAAAGAACAAGGAGTACCAGGAGGAGTCCCCATTCCTGAACCCGAATTTGGTCAAGGATTTTTCAATTCGCTTACCGAGAATAATCGCAAATACACAGACCAAATTCTCACAGATTTAACCTGGAACTCCCAATTAGGGAGTGGGGATAATTCGTTATTAACAGTCAGAGTTTATGCTGATTTTCTTAATACTCGTTTTGATAACCGCAGTAATACGCTGACATCTCAAAATCGATTTGATACGAATCAAGCCTCTTATGGAATGCAAGCTACACACAGTTGGAATCTTATCAATAATCAAATTTTATATGGCTTTGATTACCGCAATACCAATGTCCGCAATACAACCTTTAGTTATGATACAAACATAACCAGAGAAAATTATGACGATGGGATAAGTCAAGGGGCAATTTTTGCCAAATATGAAACTAATTTAACTCCCAGTTTTAGTCTTAATTTAGGTATACGTCAAGATTTTAGTAGCTTGGTGAACGGTTCATTCACATCACCATCAATAGGTGCAAAGTTAGATTTATTTGATTCTACTACACTCCGAGCTAACTACATTATAAATTTCCGCGCACCGACTATTGCTAATTTATTTAACAATAATCCTACTAACATTGGTAATCCAGCACTCAAACCCGAAAGAGGCGATAGTTTTGATATTGGTATTGACCAAAGATTGGGTAATATTGGCTTACTACGGTTAACCTTTTTTAGTAACAGAGTATCTGATACAATTGCTTTTACAAGGCTAATCCCACCTGTAAATGGCAATACAGGCACTTTTGAAAATATCGGCTTAGTACAAACTACAGGAATTGAAGCATCTTTAAATTTGCAGTTGATAAGAAACGTCTACGCATTTGCTAACTATACAGCCAATAATCCGCGCATTTTAGAAAGTGCCAATCCTGCTGAAATCAATCAAGAATTACGATTTGTCGGTGCGGATAAATTAAATTTGGGAGTTTCTTATGAAAATCCTGAAGGTTTATATTTGGCGTTACTAATGAATTCTTTAAGCGGATACCCAATTAACAATATCAACACAGAGTTTTTATCAGGTTATACTACTTTGGATTTTAAAATGCGTGCGCCTCTAAGCGATACATTGGTATTGACAGGTAGTATAGATAATCTCTTTAACCAGCGTTATCAGTTGTTTCCTGGTTTTCCAGACGGGGGAAGGGTTTTTCAAGTTGGGTTGAGTTCTACGTTTTAA
- a CDS encoding ABC transporter ATP-binding protein: MNDAILTTHNLTIGYKTQKTVRSVVADISVSLQAGELVCLLGPNGAGKSTLLRSLAGMQPPIAGEVQLLGENVYKLSPQELAKRLSLVLTEKVNAQMSAYTLVSLGRYPYTDWWGKLTSQDQAIINWAIEAVGATHLALRQVSELSDGERQKIMIARALAQSPLVMLLDEPAAFLDLPRRVELMQLLRQLVRETNQAILLTTHDLDLVLRLADRVWLLTANGILHVGAPEDLVLSGAFADTFCTEGVEFDVFSGGFRLHSPLKGEVHLIGEGIASVWTTRALQRLGFLVKPEFSSVGDATQTQILIEVISKSQQTLWQITSNKTVFTCHSLYELTKFLDLLAK; encoded by the coding sequence ATGAATGACGCGATTTTAACAACTCATAACTTGACTATTGGTTACAAAACGCAGAAAACTGTTCGGAGTGTAGTAGCGGATATTTCTGTTTCTTTGCAAGCTGGGGAACTGGTTTGTTTATTAGGTCCCAACGGTGCAGGTAAGTCTACATTACTGCGATCGCTTGCCGGAATGCAGCCCCCCATTGCAGGTGAAGTGCAGCTTTTAGGAGAAAATGTTTATAAGTTATCACCACAAGAATTAGCAAAACGTTTGAGTTTGGTACTTACAGAAAAAGTTAATGCACAGATGTCAGCCTATACTTTGGTGAGTTTAGGACGATATCCTTACACTGACTGGTGGGGAAAGTTAACATCCCAAGATCAAGCGATCATCAATTGGGCAATAGAAGCTGTCGGTGCAACACACTTAGCACTACGCCAAGTTAGCGAACTCAGTGATGGTGAACGACAAAAAATTATGATTGCGCGTGCTTTGGCTCAATCACCTCTTGTGATGTTACTAGATGAGCCAGCAGCATTTCTAGATTTACCGAGACGGGTAGAATTGATGCAATTGTTGCGCCAGTTAGTACGAGAAACCAATCAAGCAATACTCCTTACCACTCATGATTTAGATTTGGTTTTACGCCTTGCTGATCGAGTTTGGCTATTAACAGCTAATGGTATTCTACACGTTGGCGCACCAGAGGATTTGGTTTTAAGTGGTGCATTTGCTGATACTTTTTGCACTGAAGGTGTAGAGTTTGATGTTTTTTCTGGAGGATTTCGCCTTCATAGTCCTCTTAAAGGAGAAGTTCATTTAATCGGTGAAGGTATTGCATCTGTATGGACTACTCGTGCTTTACAAAGATTAGGTTTTCTAGTTAAACCTGAGTTCTCTTCTGTAGGAGACGCTACACAAACGCAAATTTTAATAGAGGTGATATCCAAATCTCAACAAACTTTGTGGCAAATCACAAGTAATAAGACTGTATTCACCTGTCATTCATTGTATGAATTAACTAAGTTTTTGGATTTGCTAGCAAAATGA
- a CDS encoding (2Fe-2S) ferredoxin domain-containing protein gives MVEFNCWVTPVNQVVTEASTNGSVEYEYFDCSSDVLSSLLYTLFEQHWSQVGVGHIVQGSVLELEFNAPPKLCILYDGYLTVAAEGWHLHLCIEANLGGPLCKTPVELRKQRQVSRAAFYRRFNTKGHPRSWGIQFWNGADEQLMTILLPNPLVDGENLLPEGKPDLTKLALYQELRDIYVLGKKPIPFTKNPLKHSYISVCTSTRCLPSGKWQHTFNALKSAVEKAGVDVEVRTSGCLEVCQQGPVVFYSDDRTWYTCVNPNVAETIVNEHLAKGKKVTEHCYPSSIYSNPK, from the coding sequence ATGGTTGAATTTAATTGTTGGGTGACACCTGTAAATCAAGTTGTGACTGAGGCATCTACAAATGGATCAGTTGAGTATGAATATTTTGATTGTAGTAGTGATGTTTTGTCATCGCTACTCTATACTTTGTTTGAGCAACATTGGTCTCAAGTAGGGGTAGGTCATATTGTCCAAGGTAGTGTTTTGGAGTTAGAATTTAATGCTCCACCAAAGCTTTGTATTCTCTATGATGGATATCTGACGGTAGCGGCTGAAGGCTGGCATTTACACTTGTGTATTGAGGCTAATTTGGGGGGACCACTTTGCAAGACACCTGTAGAATTAAGAAAACAACGTCAAGTCAGTCGTGCTGCTTTTTATCGTCGTTTTAATACAAAAGGTCATCCGAGAAGTTGGGGAATTCAATTTTGGAATGGTGCAGATGAGCAATTGATGACTATTTTATTACCTAATCCTTTAGTGGATGGTGAAAACTTATTACCAGAAGGTAAACCTGATTTAACAAAATTAGCTCTTTATCAGGAATTAAGAGATATTTATGTATTAGGTAAAAAACCAATACCGTTTACCAAAAATCCCCTGAAACATTCTTATATCTCCGTTTGTACTTCTACTCGCTGTCTTCCTTCAGGCAAATGGCAACATACATTTAATGCTTTAAAATCAGCAGTAGAAAAAGCTGGTGTAGATGTAGAAGTAAGAACATCTGGCTGTTTAGAAGTTTGTCAACAAGGACCAGTAGTATTTTACTCGGATGATAGAACTTGGTACACTTGTGTTAATCCAAATGTAGCTGAAACTATCGTCAATGAACATTTAGCGAAAGGCAAAAAAGTTACAGAACATTGCTATCCATCATCGATATATAGCAATCCTAAATGA